The Chengkuizengella sediminis DNA window TAAAGGAGAGGAATTTACTTTTGTTTATGTAATCAAACATAGGGGAACATCACATCCTTATCTGACATTATTTCGGTCTACCATAGGTCAATTATATCCTATTTTTACCTATAAAACATCAAACTTTTATTGGAGTTCTATTCTTTGTGAATGTAACTATCTTATTGATGATTTTTCAATACTATTCAACTCGATTTATACTCTTCTCACACTCAAAACCGTTTGGATACCTCTTTTCTAGTTTTGTTATATTCCCTTTTGCGATTTCTTCCAATGAAATCCCTAAAGCTTCTGCTCCTGCAGCTAAATACCACAAAACATCACCCAGTTCCTTTTCTAACTTCTTTCTATCAAGTTCATGACCCTGAAAAATATGTTTCTTTAAATGATCTGCAACCTCCCCACTTTCACCACATAACCCCAAAGCGGTATTCAATAACAATTTTTCTGAATCAGATCCTGCTGCAGTTCGCATTGCTTTCATTTGATATTCATTAAAATCCATTACACTTTCTCCTTTCACTTTTCATAAACAATTCAATAATATAAACTATCTAGTATACTTAATAATGTTACAAAATCCTATATAACAAAATCCAGCTCTATCCAAAATTTTTCCAAATAACTTGGATGGCCATGAAAAAACATACAGTAATCACGACTGGTTTTATTAATGAAGCTCCTTTTTCTAATACCATCCTCGCTCCAATTAATGAACCTATGATTTGACCAAACATCATAATGATTCCAACAACCCAAGCAATTTGACCGAATATTACAAAGTATAATAAAGCAGCAATATTACTTGTAAAGTTCAATATTTTAGCATGAGCAGTTGCTTTTGAAGCACCATACCCACATAACGCAATAAACGACAATGCCATTAGGCTACCAGTACCTGGACCAAAAAAACCATCATATAAACCAAGAAGAGGGGCTACCGTAAATGAAAAAAGCGATAATCTCATTTTCATTTTTCGATCTTTATTTTCTATATTTGGTGAAAATAAAAAATAAAGCCCAATAAAAACAAGTAAAAAAGGTAATATCATTTCGAGATATTCTGCACGTATTTGCAGCATAAACCAGCCGCCAATGACAGCTCCCAAAAAAGTCATAAAAATTGACAACCTTATCTCTTTAAGATCTATAGACCCCTTTTTTATGAAAAACATCGTAGCAATGAATGTGCCGCTGCTACCTTGAAGTTTATTGGTTGCTACTGCCGTTGCAGGGGGCAAACCAGCCAACATCATCGCCGGTATAGTAAGCAATCCTCCTCCACCAGCAATGGTATCCACCCACCCTGCGAGGATAGCCACAAAAAATAATATGATAATGACTTCTATACTAAAATGCATGTAATGATTCTCTCCCAAATATAATTTCATTTCATAAACCCAAGTAAATATAAAACGAGAAATAAACAAATGAATGTACGACTAATAAATGCTAAAACAGATAGATGATTAATTTGAACACTCCCACCACTTAACGCTTTTCGTTTGAAGTTAGGGCGTCTTCTGCAAGGAATAGATAAAAATAATATCATATTTCGCAACAAAAATAATTAAAACCACCTAATGGTGACTTTTTAATGAACTCAAAAAATTACTTTAACAAACGTATGATATAAAAAATTAAAGAAACCGCTACACTGATTAAGATACAAGTTGTAATAGGAAAGTAAAATTTAAAGTTTTCTTTCTCTATAAAGATATCACCTGGGAGTTTTCCTAATTGCAGAAATCGTCCACCAACTTGCCATACAACTCCTACCAATATAAGAGCCGCACCAATTATAATCAATATTTTTGCTACTGGGTTCACTTTTTACACCCCTCAATTCCTTCGTTCAAAAATATCTTTAGCAATGACCTTACCATGAAATCGCCCATTCTCTATAAAAATGGCATTAGCATTATTACCTGCTGCTAAAACACCAGCAACATACAAACCTTTGACATTCGTTTCCATCGTATCCTCACTAAACGTTGGTGCTCCTGTTCCTTTATTAAATTTCACACCCATCGACTCAATAAATAAATGATCTGGATGATATCCTGTCATCGCAAAAACAAAATCATTTTCATATTCATGAATAGTACCATCCTGCTCTATCACAATAGACTGTTCTTTTATCTCTTTCACTTCTGAATTCCAAAGCATGTTTATTTTTCCTTTTTCGATTAAGCTTTCAAACAAAGGGCGTACCCACTTTTTTACACTGTCTGATATATAATCTTGCCTATGAATAACAGTTACTTCTGCTCGACATCTTTGGAGCTCCATCGCAGCATCAACAGCTGAATTTTTTAAACCTATGACAGCAACTTTTCTACCTTGATAAGGATGGGCTTCTTTGAAATAATGGCTTACTTTTGATAAATTCTCACCTGGTATATTTAATAGATTCGGATTGTCATAATAACCTGTTGCAATAACTACATTTTTCGCTTCATACTGATGGTGTTTACCATTACGATCTTCCGTTGAAACACTAAAATAATCCTCATGATTTATTACTGTTGTCACTTTTTCATAAGTTTGAATCCTTAGTTTTTTCCTTTCAGCGATCAAACGATAGTAGTTCAATCCTTCGTGCCGACTGGGTTTGTCTTTAATGGTTGTAAAAGGAACATCACCTATTTCTATTAATTCAGGTGTACTAAAAAACTGCATAAAAGTAGGAAAATGATAAATGGAATTCACTACACAGCCTTTATCTATAATTAAGGGATGTATATTATATTTCTGCAACTCACATGCAGCAGATAATCCACAAGGACCTGCGCCAATAATGATGACTTGTTCCATAAACTACGCCTCCAACCTAGATTAACAGTCCGATTGAACCTCCAATACAGAAAGTTCACGCACTGTTATATGCTAAATATTTCTCATCATTCATTGTTAGGCTATATCACTTGTATCCAAGGACGACCATTGATCCATTCAATCTGAACAGGAATTTGGAATGTATGATGAATCCTTTCATTAGTTAATATATCTTTTTTCTTACCTGATGCCATAATCTCTCCATTATTCAATAACATCACATTGGAAAATAAAGGAACAATCTCTTCAACATGATGCGTTATATAAATTAAACTTATACCATTTGTATTAAATCTTTCAAGTTCTACTAATAGTTTTTCTCTTTCATATAAATCCAAACCAGCACAAGGCTCATCCATAATAATAATTTCTGGTTCAGTTATTAATGCCCTTGCCAATAACACTTTTTTTCGTTCACCTTGTGACAATAAACCGAGGGGTTGATCTTTTACATAAGATAAGTTCATTTGAGCCAACATCTCATTCGC harbors:
- a CDS encoding nucleoside triphosphate pyrophosphohydrolase family protein, whose product is MDFNEYQMKAMRTAAGSDSEKLLLNTALGLCGESGEVADHLKKHIFQGHELDRKKLEKELGDVLWYLAAGAEALGISLEEIAKGNITKLEKRYPNGFECEKSINRVE
- a CDS encoding TSUP family transporter — its product is MHFSIEVIIILFFVAILAGWVDTIAGGGGLLTIPAMMLAGLPPATAVATNKLQGSSGTFIATMFFIKKGSIDLKEIRLSIFMTFLGAVIGGWFMLQIRAEYLEMILPFLLVFIGLYFLFSPNIENKDRKMKMRLSLFSFTVAPLLGLYDGFFGPGTGSLMALSFIALCGYGASKATAHAKILNFTSNIAALLYFVIFGQIAWVVGIIMMFGQIIGSLIGARMVLEKGASLIKPVVITVCFFMAIQVIWKNFG
- a CDS encoding ABC transporter ATP-binding protein gives rise to the protein MIKLDHVYFRRDSREILSDINIEMNKGEHWVILGKNGSGKTTILEMLNGYLFPSQGTIEVLGNRYGSCDVREVRKSIGYISQSLLEKLNFSDPVWEVVATGLFGFLRFYQEIPDEVKKHANEMLAQMNLSYVKDQPLGLLSQGERKKVLLARALITEPEIIIMDEPCAGLDLYEREKLLVELERFNTNGISLIYITHHVEEIVPLFSNVMLLNNGEIMASGKKKDILTNERIHHTFQIPVQIEWINGRPWIQVI
- a CDS encoding YpdA family putative bacillithiol disulfide reductase, translated to MEQVIIIGAGPCGLSAACELQKYNIHPLIIDKGCVVNSIYHFPTFMQFFSTPELIEIGDVPFTTIKDKPSRHEGLNYYRLIAERKKLRIQTYEKVTTVINHEDYFSVSTEDRNGKHHQYEAKNVVIATGYYDNPNLLNIPGENLSKVSHYFKEAHPYQGRKVAVIGLKNSAVDAAMELQRCRAEVTVIHRQDYISDSVKKWVRPLFESLIEKGKINMLWNSEVKEIKEQSIVIEQDGTIHEYENDFVFAMTGYHPDHLFIESMGVKFNKGTGAPTFSEDTMETNVKGLYVAGVLAAGNNANAIFIENGRFHGKVIAKDIFERRN
- a CDS encoding DUF2905 family protein, with the protein product MNPVAKILIIIGAALILVGVVWQVGGRFLQLGKLPGDIFIEKENFKFYFPITTCILISVAVSLIFYIIRLLK